One Tripterygium wilfordii isolate XIE 37 chromosome 10, ASM1340144v1, whole genome shotgun sequence DNA segment encodes these proteins:
- the LOC120007566 gene encoding uncharacterized protein LOC120007566 translates to MVLGLRSKNRKGLPVQLDYLVHVQEIKPWPPSQSLRSIQSVVLHWENGDRSSGYLTTNVIDGKVEFGESFRLPVKLSPESSRKGGGFQKNNLEFYLYEIKKEKAVRGQLLGSAVINLADHGVITESLSFHAPINVKKSAKNTAQQPSLYITFQSFDRDSSCSSPKSSLSKEASLDKDGSESVSEVTKEVIDDGSEIAAFTDDDDDDLSAHSSLSSHSFALKSTRVSSGQHDKPVALNMPSGSELLEDNTGRINREPALSRHVAMNPVVNMIAEAHKDTNGSSSQPSSTTSYKDMNESSTHPSSTGLSTGKLRDPVSDIAANVMSPDVQSSLGMSPKWSSFEIPEINQMDEKALSRERNGLEDSLTIKPYTDGWKNKEEKEQQKNGHDREILDVEKRYTDDHIVRKLPRDAAREKVKLRSNTLVANRPLEVPNGTLINNKLKHVNSAPLHLESTTSNGLSRNSQFLEKASKVDVSRGVNNGNIKAASEREEKPSGYSDNKDELKSKVEMLEEELKEAAALEVGLYSVVAEHGGSTSKVHAPVWRLSRFYFHACKARSKARSASAARAVVSGLVLVSKACGNDVPRLTFWLSNSIVLRAIINNERTKTKRFSPKSMFSPHEEKNDMIEGSDEWEEPQTFVVALEKIEAWIFSRIIESVWWQTLTPHMQSTAVKSTSTKKSHARMPGLGDQEQGNFSIDLWKKAFKDACERLCPVRASGHECGCLPLLARLVMEQLVDRLDVAMFNAILRESAEDMPTDPMSDPISDAKVLPIPAGKSSFGAGVQLKNAVGNWSRFLTDLFGIDDNDILNNENESDDNRRECETHFKAFHLLNALSDLMMLPFEMLADKSTRKEVCPTFGAPMIRRVLSNFVPDEFNPDPIPEVFLDSLDSEDFSDDEEVLITSFPWTAAPTVYSAPPTSTLRSITGEVGNETLLRSGSTLLTSGDELDEFDSPITSIDINNLKVSPSTVPDWTPKGNKGRKVVRYRLLREVWRDGE, encoded by the exons ATGGTTCTTGGGTTAAGATCGAAGAATCGAAAGGGCCTTCCAGTGCAGCTTGATTACCTTGTTCATGTCCAGGAGATTAAACCTTGGCCTCCATCACAATCTTTGAGGTCTATTCAATCTGTGGTGCTTCATTGGGAAAATGGTGATCGGAGTTCTGGTTACTTAACTACTAATGTCATTGATGGGAAAGTTGAATTCGGTGAGTCTTTTAGGCTTCCGGTTAAGCTATCTCCGGAATCATCAAGAAAAGGGGGTGGTTTCCAGAAGAACAACTTAGAGTTTTACTTGTATGAAATAAAAAAGGAGAAGGCAGTGAGAGGTCAACTCTTGGGATCAGCTGTTATAAATCTTGCAGATCATGGAGTTATCACAGAAAGCTTAAGCTTTCATGCTCCAATCAATGTCAAgaagagtgctaagaacacagCGCAACAACCATCTCTTTATATTACCTTTCAGTCATTTGATAGAGATAGCTCCTGCTCATCTCCAAAGAGCAGCTTGTCGAAAGAAGCATCACTGGACAAAGATGGGAGTGAATCTGTTTCAGAAGTGACAAAAGAAGTGATTGACGATGGAAGTGAGATTGCCGCATttactgatgatgatgatgatgaccttTCTGCTCATTCATCACTATCTTCACACTCTTTTGCTTTGAAATCGACCAGAGTTTCGTCCGGTCAACATGATAAg CCAGTTGCTCTTAATATGCCGAGTGGATCAGAATTGTTAGAGGACAACACGGGAAGGATTAACAGGGAGCCTGCTTTATCCAGACATGTAGCTATGAACCCAGTGGTGAATATGATAGCTGAAGCTCACAAAGATACGAATGGGAGTTCATCGCAgccatcatcaacaacaagttACAAAGATATGAATGAGAGTTCAACCCATCCATCATCAACAGGCTTATCCACTGGTAAACTCAGGGATCCAGTAAGTGATATTGCAGCCAATGTTATGTCACCAGACGTACAAAGTTCGCTAGGTATGAGCCCTAAATGGTCAAGCTTTGAAATTCCTGAAATCAATCAAATGGATGAGAAGGCTTTAAGCCGTGAGAGAAATGGTCTGGAGGATTCTCTAACCATTAAACCTTACACTGATGGTTggaagaacaaagaagaaaaggagcaaCAAAAGAATGGACATGACAGGGAGATTTTGGACGTGGAGAAACGTTATACGGATGACCATATAGTCAGAAAATTACCTCGAGATGCTGCAAGAGAGAAAGTCAAATTAAGAAGTAATACTctagtagccaatagaccacttGAAGTGCCGAATGGAACTCTTATAAACAATAAACTAAAGCACGTGAATTCTGCTCCATTGCATTTGGAATCCACCACAAGCAATGGCCTCTCCCGGAATAGTCAGTTCCTGGAGAAGGCATCAAAAGTTGATGTATCTCGAGGTGTTAACAATGGTAATATAAAAGCAGCAAGTGAAAGAGAGGAAAAACCCAGTGGCTATTCGGATAACAAAGATGAACTGAAGTCCAAAGTTGAAATGCTTGAGGAAGAGTTAAAGGAAGCTGCTGCTCTTGAGGTTGGCCTTTATTCTGTTGTGGCTGAGCATGGAGGTTCTACAAGTAAGGTCCATGCTCCAGTTTGGCGCCTGTCTAGATTTTATTTTCATGCTTGCAAAGCAAGATCTAAAGCTAGGAGTGCAAGTGCGGCTAGAGCTGTGGTCTCAGGATTAGTTTTGGTTTCCAAAGCATGTGGCAATGATGTCCCAAG GTTAACTTTCTGGCTGTCAAATTCAATTGTGCTGAGAGCCATCATCAATAACGAGAGGACAAAGACCAAGAGATTTTCTCCAAAATCAATGTTTTCTCCTCATGAAGAGAAAAATGATATGATAGAAGGTTCTGATGAATGGGAAGAACCCCAAACATTTGTAGTTGCTCTGGAAAAGATTGAAGCTTGGATATTCTCCCGAATCATTGAGTCAGTCTGGTGGCAG ACTCTTACTCCGCATATGCAATCCACAGCTGTGAAGAGCACCAGCACAAAGAAAAGTCATGCCAGGATGCCCGGATTGGGAGATCAAGAACAAGGAAATTTTTCTATCGATCTTTGGAAGAAGGCTTTTAAGGATGCCTGTGAAAGACTTTGTCCAGTTCGAGCTAGTGGCCACGAATGTGGCTGCTTGCCTTTACTGGCTAGATTG GTGATGGAGCAGTTGGTGGATAGGTTAGATGTGGCCATGTTCAATGCCATTCTTCGTGAATCAGCCGAAGATATGCCAACAGATCCTATGTCAGACCCCATTAGTGATGCTAAGGTTCTGCCTATACCTGCCGGAAAATCGAGCTTTGGTGCTGGTGTACAACTGAAAAATGCT GTTGGAAACTGGTCTAGATTTCTAACAGATCTTTTCGGCATTGATGACAATGACATTCTGAACAATGAAAATGAGTCGGATGACAACAGAAGAGAATGTGAGACACACTTCAAGGCATTCCATCTTCTTAATGCATTGAGCGATCTCATGATGCTTCCATTTGAAATGCTTGCAGACAAATCCACCAGAAAAGAG GTATGCCCTACATTTGGTGCGCCTATGATTAGAAGGGTTCTTAGCAATTTTGTCCCGGACGAATTCAACCCAGATCCAATCCCAGAAGTTTTTCTTGATTCCCTGGATTCTGAG GATTTTTCGGACGACGAGGAAGTGTTGATCACTAGCTTTCCGTGGACTGCTGCTCCTACAGTCTATTCAGCTCCTCCTACATCTACCCTAAGAAGCATTACAGGAGAGGTGGGAAATGAAACCCTTCTGAGAAGTGGATCAACATTGCTTACTAGTGGTGATGAGCTTGATGAGTTTGATTCCCCCATAACTTCCATTGATATCAACAACTTAAAGGTTTCACCTT